AAGAAGAGCCCAAACCATAAATCACATGAGCGTATGTTGACAACACTGGCAGCATGACAATTGCCACCTGCTGCGCCGAAAGGAAATCCCATTAATgacaaaatcaataaattcaTAATTCCATCGAAAGCAGACATCACAAATGTAAAATCAACAAATCGAGAAGATATACAGGCAGACAGAATGCCGTTAAATCAGCGCTTTaaatacaataataaattaaagacCCTCCAAATTCTCCACTAACTTGTCCAGGGGacagaaaaccaaataattaaatggaaactCAACGGGAGAGGAGGCGATCGAGAATGAAATTGATTTGTCAGATAAATCAAATAGTGATCTAAACAACTGAAACCAAAGCTTTGACTTTGTTCGGCGATTGAAAGGACTGAGAAGATTAAAGACTTGAGATCAAAATACAATATTGAAGAGAAGTTGGCGTTTAATCTTCTGCGATTGAAGATTTAAATTCCCCCatctgaaaatgaaaaatgtgaaaaagaACTTTACCACTTCATTGAATCCTTCCTTCCATCCAGTTTCTTTCAATTAATTACATTTGACTCTGgctaaaaatcaattaaataaaaaccacTGCTGCTGCATTCGAACGGATTACGCAATCACACAATCTGCCGAGCGTTTTCTTCCGGAAAAGTCAATCAGTCCATCACTCAATCGACGATTGAAGGAAGCCAAACAGTTGGCAGTTGGAGTCTGCAGACTGCCGTTGCATTAATCACCCAATGCAATGCAGGCAAATCAGAACCGAtccatcgcatcgcatcgcactCGTCATAATTATCGATGATAGCTGCTCGGACTCAACtcaactcgactcgactcCAACGTGTCATGTCAAGCCCCCCGATCTGCGATCGCCCCTCTTTGTATTGCCTAATTGAAATAATGCCGCCCGTAATTGAATCAATTAAATCGGCAGAGCAAATCAACGCCAGCGAATGAATAATACCACTGAAGGGTAGCTATGAGTGGCGTCTTTATAAAATAAGCACAATACTACGagttatattaatataatattaatattttaaattaataaactaGTTAACAAAAACATCTTTCGGTATTCTCTGTTAGAGAATGCTTGAATCTTCTTGCTCTCAGcgcaaaatatttgaaatgggAGTTGGAAAAACATGTAtagattaaaaataataatattttacaaaattatttCCTATCAATTAACGATTAAATTTGTTAAATCCCAAATGCATAAATTCCCCAATCCTATTGGGGAGCTAATGGAATCCACACATTCAGATCGCTTCGAATTCCAGTCACGACCCAGATGAGTGAGTCATTCGACCCCAGCAAACTGCTGGCCATCTGTCTACATTAGTctgtaattattttttgtatttgccGCATTTCGAAATGAATCGATTTCGAGACACACACTGACGCACAGCGATAGACACGAGCAGATTGTATTGGCGAATCGAAAAGGACAAGCGGTTCGTGGATGGAGCTGGCAGGGATTAGGTTCGGGACCAGCTTGTGGCTCCTCCTGCTCCATTTCAGCTGTATCCTGGCCAACATCGATCACACAAAATGCAAGGAATGCGAACAGTTCAAGTACAAACTGCCGGAGAGATGCAAGTATTTGCTGGAGGATGTTCAGGTGTTCGAGCGAAAATGTGGCGGCACCTATCCACTAATGGCCTTCACCAAATATCGGGACACATTCGTAAAGACCGGCGAGCCATATGCCCTGTACATGCCGAGCTCCTTGGATTATGTGATGCTGCTGATGAAGGACTCGGCATTGCAGAGCTGTGCGCGTATTCAAGTGGGCGATACGAACACGTTCTTTTGCCTGGACGATAGCAGCAATGAGACGATCAAACTGGACGTGGCCCACATGTATTGCTTCCCATTTCACATCCAGCTGCCGGATGATCTGATGCAGGAGTGCCTCATGGAGAATAAGATGACCAATGGCTTTCTGAACGATATCCTCCGCACACGACGCGGCATCATCCACTATACCTTTGGCTCTAGTCGCGGCCGTCGGCTCGATTGTGGATATTTGTGGCCGAATCTCCTGCTCCTCGTGCCCCATCTCCTGCCATCGATGATGAGTCGTAAATTTTTATGCGAGCTGCCATAAAGATTGATCGGTTAAGCCAAAAGAGGATGGCATTAAGTAAAAATTgcttaaaaacaaaaacaaaaaacgctAAAGCTgagtaaatatatatgtatatgaattGCCGGTCTTATCGGTGGCCTTGCTCCTGGCCATCTCCTTCGCGCCACCGGCCCTTGttgtgtattttttattttatggcaAAACGAATGAAACTATATTAACGCAttgtttgttttcattggacGGCGGAGCGGGCAGAGCGGAGCAGACTTCTGGGTTCCCATGGCTAAAAGCCTCAGCAGGCAAGCGTTAACCTCTTCCGCTTCTCGGGAATTCGAGAGCAAACGATCTCGTTATGTCTTCATATCGTTTGCTGATTAGTTTTCTGATTTTCCTTTTAATAGTTCTTAAACATTGGCGGCCACATGATGAGCAAATGAAGTGCTAACCATGTCTGTAGATGCTGTCTAATTAGGAAAATACATTTTCCCTTCCACCCTTCTGGTTGATTGCACATGTACGGATAACTTCGATATCTGGCCACGTCACGTTGCAGTTCGTGATCCAAAGAGATCGGTCACCTGCGGCTGCCTGGCGTGCGTACTCGCCAAATTTCCATCCACATTGCAAAACCAAATTCGCGATCGCCGCCGGTCCGCCGGTCCGTATTCACATATCCAAATCTCCAAGTCTCGGTCCTCCAATCCCCATTCATCCGGTCGTTTGTAGTCGCGTCTAGCGGTTTCCCCCGACTGCAAGGAAAAGCCTTGGCGCGACCATCGACCAAATTGTCAATGCGGCGATCTGAATGCAGAACATCAACATCGGCATCagatatatgatatatatatacgtatgtatatatcgATTACTCCAGTTCGATCGCACTGAAGCGATTTGCATTTTGGGCATTGGCCCGGGTTAAGGAGAATCATGGGTTTTAGCAACAGTTGTGTTTTGTTGCACAAATGCCGTTGTCCGCACAGTGGTCGCAATTGGCAATGAAAGTATTCAAGAAACAAATgggaaattatttaaaaaggtGTCTGAATGTATGCAACATCTTGACTTTCAATATGATGCAAAAATGATAGTCTCGCTTAAACGTTTGCAACTTTGCTTTATACTAGATATTTACCACACACCATCCACTGTGCCACAAGAAAAGCACCCACATGCAAGTGGTTTTTCTTCTACTTGCCGTGGTTTCGGTTGTTTTGAATTTTCTTCTGGTATTCATAGGAATTTCCAATTGATTTTCAGTTTCTATTGACCGCACCGCACCGCACCGCGCGTTGTCACGTGTTGGCCAGCCACCTCCCTCCCTCGTTGCATTTGTCCACGCCCCCTTCTCCGCACAGCCCCCAGGCG
The Drosophila mauritiana strain mau12 chromosome X, ASM438214v1, whole genome shotgun sequence DNA segment above includes these coding regions:
- the LOC117146680 gene encoding uncharacterized protein LOC117146680 → MELAGIRFGTSLWLLLLHFSCILANIDHTKCKECEQFKYKLPERCKYLLEDVQVFERKCGGTYPLMAFTKYRDTFVKTGEPYALYMPSSLDYVMLLMKDSALQSCARIQVGDTNTFFCLDDSSNETIKLDVAHMYCFPFHIQLPDDLMQECLMENKMTNGFLNDILRTRRGIIHYTFGSSRGRRLDCGYLWPNLLLLVPHLLPSMMSRKFLCELP